A section of the Posidoniimonas corsicana genome encodes:
- a CDS encoding NirA family protein produces MSENNGFNAEQQTFLQGFALGSDVARKVRGLPVISGSGGPAGETLTLGAPAPAPAAGELPRDPMSVHAEAQDRQVAAGGKLVAEEKAKRAKPPRDMWDEMQARADAGEFPKGTDVFLTKFYGMFYVAPAQDSYMCRLRFPGGAIKSWQLRGLAEMADSFAGGYADATTRANLQLREIGAGDCINVLTGLRDLGIINYGAGGDNIRNVTASPLSGIDPTELIETLPLARDMHYYLINHRELYGLPRKFNIAFDGGGSISALEDTNDIGFTAVRAAGPDLPEGVYFQLTLGGITGHKDFARPTGVLLEPQECVEVAAAIVRVFIKNGDRTNRNKARLKYVLDDWGFDKFIEEVEADLGRPLRKAPLDVCQPRSSDDRQGHIGVHAQSQEGLNYVGVAFPVGRMTSDQMRGLAKISDRYGDGDIRLTVWQNLLIANIPDADVDAVKAEIEAIGLDHDANSIRAGLISCTGSAGCKYAAAPTKANSLTIADYVEQRLELDVPVNIHLTGCHHSCAQHYIGDIGLIAANVENPDDPDGDTVEGYHMFVGGGYGERRGIGRELFNGLPFSQVPARVATLLQAYLDNRQSPEEAFVEFTRRVEVEELRELCLTAPALA; encoded by the coding sequence ATGAGCGAGAACAACGGCTTCAACGCAGAACAGCAGACCTTCCTGCAGGGCTTCGCGCTCGGCTCGGACGTCGCCCGCAAGGTGCGGGGCCTGCCGGTGATCTCCGGCAGCGGCGGCCCGGCCGGCGAGACCCTCACGCTCGGCGCCCCCGCCCCGGCGCCCGCGGCGGGCGAGCTGCCACGCGACCCGATGTCCGTCCACGCCGAGGCCCAGGACCGCCAGGTCGCGGCCGGCGGCAAGCTGGTAGCCGAGGAGAAGGCCAAACGCGCCAAGCCGCCCCGCGACATGTGGGACGAGATGCAGGCCCGCGCCGACGCCGGCGAGTTCCCCAAGGGCACCGACGTCTTCCTGACCAAGTTCTACGGCATGTTCTACGTCGCGCCGGCGCAGGACTCGTACATGTGCCGCCTGCGCTTCCCGGGTGGCGCCATCAAGAGCTGGCAGCTCCGCGGCCTGGCCGAGATGGCCGACAGCTTCGCCGGCGGCTACGCCGACGCCACCACCCGCGCCAACCTGCAGCTCCGCGAGATCGGCGCCGGCGACTGCATCAACGTGCTGACCGGCCTGCGGGACCTGGGCATCATCAACTACGGCGCCGGCGGCGACAACATCCGCAACGTCACGGCCAGCCCGCTCAGCGGGATCGACCCGACCGAGCTGATCGAGACCCTCCCGCTCGCCCGCGACATGCACTACTACCTGATCAACCACCGCGAGCTGTACGGCCTGCCACGCAAGTTCAACATCGCGTTCGACGGCGGCGGTTCGATCAGCGCCCTGGAGGACACCAACGACATCGGCTTCACCGCCGTGCGGGCCGCGGGTCCCGACCTGCCCGAGGGGGTCTACTTCCAGCTCACCCTGGGCGGCATCACCGGCCACAAGGACTTCGCCCGCCCGACCGGCGTGCTGCTCGAGCCGCAGGAGTGCGTCGAGGTGGCGGCCGCCATCGTGCGGGTGTTCATCAAGAATGGCGACCGCACCAACCGCAACAAGGCGCGGCTCAAGTACGTGCTGGACGACTGGGGCTTCGACAAGTTCATCGAGGAGGTCGAGGCGGACCTGGGCCGCCCACTGCGGAAGGCGCCGCTGGACGTGTGCCAGCCGCGGTCGTCCGACGACCGGCAGGGCCATATCGGCGTCCACGCCCAGAGCCAGGAGGGGCTGAACTACGTCGGCGTGGCGTTCCCGGTCGGACGCATGACCAGCGACCAGATGCGGGGCCTGGCCAAGATCTCCGACCGCTACGGCGACGGCGACATCCGCCTGACCGTCTGGCAGAACCTGCTGATCGCCAACATCCCGGACGCGGACGTCGACGCCGTGAAGGCCGAGATCGAGGCGATCGGACTCGACCACGACGCCAACAGCATCCGCGCGGGTCTGATCTCTTGCACCGGCTCCGCCGGGTGCAAGTACGCCGCCGCGCCCACCAAGGCCAACTCGCTGACCATCGCCGACTACGTCGAGCAGCGGCTGGAGCTGGACGTGCCGGTCAACATCCACCTGACCGGCTGCCACCACTCGTGCGCCCAGCACTACATCGGCGACATCGGTCTGATCGCCGCCAACGTCGAGAACCCGGACGACCCCGACGGCGACACCGTCGAGGGCTACCACATGTTCGTCGGCGGCGGCTACGGGGAACGCCGCGGCATCGGCCGCGAGCTGTTCAACGGGCTCCCGTTCAGCCAGGTGCCGGCCCGCGTGGCCACGTTGCTGCAGGCGTACCTGGACAACCGGCAGTCGCCCGAGGAAGCGTTTGTCGAATTCACCCGCCGCGTCGAAGTCGAGGAGCTCCGCGAGCTCTGCCTCACGGCGCCGGCCCTCGCCTAA